In the Pseudonocardia cypriaca genome, one interval contains:
- a CDS encoding sensor domain-containing diguanylate cyclase, translating to MRHLAVAAREGAGVEESAHTHSPAGRADPSGWELWRLPARAVALVLLVEAGGVASVVSHLTTSDRAAFTGEVLALAAFLTLLSVVHTELATGIERIRRRAAETSYFDLSSVWTFAAALLLPPALAAAVIAAVYLHLWHRVWRPAKVPLHRHVYTTATVVLAAGAAHAAVEEAGGLPGTPDDVAGVAGIAVAVLLYVVVNTVLVAGVIALTSEWPGLRALVGRLDDNALEVATLCMGGLAAVAIGSTPWLVALVLPPILVLHRAVLVRHLEEVASTDPKTGLLNSAAWQAEAARAVRRAQRGHGAAAVLILDLDHFKLVNDAHGHLAGDDVLAAVAAELRAGVRDGDLVGRFGGEEFVVLLADLPSGALGRAEVSSVAERLRRLVAELDVPVCTPDGNLTITGLSVSVGGASVPTDGATLDHVLKVADANLYAAKRGGRNLVRIAGPVQIPAPRTQSA from the coding sequence GTGAGGCACCTGGCGGTCGCGGCAAGGGAGGGGGCGGGCGTGGAGGAGTCGGCACACACGCACAGCCCGGCGGGCCGCGCCGACCCATCCGGATGGGAGCTGTGGCGGCTGCCGGCGAGGGCGGTCGCGCTGGTTCTCCTCGTGGAGGCGGGGGGCGTCGCCTCCGTCGTCAGCCACCTCACGACCTCCGACCGCGCCGCGTTCACCGGCGAGGTTCTGGCGCTGGCCGCGTTCCTGACGCTGCTCAGCGTGGTGCACACCGAGCTCGCCACCGGGATCGAGCGGATCCGGCGCCGGGCCGCCGAGACCTCGTACTTCGACCTCAGCTCCGTCTGGACGTTCGCCGCCGCGCTCCTGCTGCCGCCCGCGCTCGCCGCGGCCGTGATCGCGGCCGTGTACCTGCACCTGTGGCACCGGGTGTGGCGGCCCGCGAAGGTGCCGTTGCACCGGCACGTCTACACGACCGCGACGGTGGTGCTCGCCGCCGGCGCGGCGCACGCCGCCGTCGAGGAGGCGGGCGGGTTGCCGGGAACCCCCGACGACGTCGCGGGCGTCGCGGGCATCGCGGTGGCCGTGCTGCTCTACGTCGTCGTCAACACCGTCCTCGTCGCCGGGGTCATCGCGCTCACGAGCGAGTGGCCCGGCCTGCGCGCCCTCGTCGGCCGCCTCGACGACAACGCGCTGGAGGTGGCCACGCTCTGCATGGGCGGGCTCGCCGCCGTCGCGATCGGCTCGACGCCGTGGCTGGTGGCGCTCGTGCTGCCGCCGATCCTGGTGCTGCACCGCGCGGTGCTGGTGCGCCACCTGGAGGAGGTGGCGAGCACCGACCCGAAGACCGGTCTGCTCAACTCGGCAGCGTGGCAGGCCGAGGCCGCCCGGGCGGTGCGGCGTGCTCAGCGTGGGCACGGGGCCGCCGCCGTGCTCATCCTCGACCTGGACCACTTCAAGCTGGTCAACGACGCACACGGGCACCTCGCGGGCGACGACGTGCTGGCCGCCGTGGCCGCCGAGCTGCGGGCGGGCGTGCGCGACGGCGACCTCGTCGGCCGGTTCGGCGGCGAGGAGTTCGTGGTGCTGCTGGCCGACCTGCCGTCCGGGGCGCTCGGCCGCGCCGAGGTGAGCTCGGTGGCCGAACGCCTGCGCAGGCTCGTTGCCGAGCTCGACGTCCCGGTCTGCACGCCCGACGGCAACCTCACGATCACCGGCCTGAGCGTCTCGGTCGGCGGCGCGTCCGTGCCCACCGACGGCGCCACGCTCGACCACGTGCTCAAGGTCGCCGACGCCAACCTGTACGCGGCCAAGCGCGGAGGGCGCAACCTGGTGCGGATCGCCGGTCCGGTGCAGATCCCGGCTCCGCGGACGCAGTCCGCCTGA
- a CDS encoding DinB family protein, which translates to MYAPAQHDEVTGLVNYLDEQLTAIRAAALGLTEEQARETPCRSALSVGGIIKHAAYVMRGALERLRTEVTEQPVDAAAYAAFTDSFAVRDDESVAGTIEDFDRVRAQLLATVAATDPAGDAIAPPAPWHGIFDARPIHARYYLVHLIEECARHAGHADIIREQIDGVSVPTLALTLAGASANDFFQPYRPTPGTLLA; encoded by the coding sequence ATGTACGCACCCGCCCAGCACGACGAGGTCACCGGCCTGGTCAACTACCTCGACGAACAGCTCACCGCCATCCGCGCCGCCGCGCTCGGCCTCACCGAGGAGCAGGCGCGCGAGACGCCGTGCCGGAGCGCACTGTCGGTCGGGGGCATCATCAAGCATGCGGCCTACGTCATGCGAGGAGCGCTGGAGCGGTTGAGGACCGAGGTCACCGAGCAGCCGGTCGATGCAGCGGCGTACGCCGCGTTCACCGACAGCTTCGCCGTGCGCGATGACGAGAGCGTGGCCGGGACCATCGAGGACTTCGACCGGGTACGCGCTCAGCTGCTGGCCACGGTCGCCGCGACCGATCCCGCCGGCGACGCCATCGCGCCGCCCGCACCGTGGCACGGGATCTTCGACGCCCGGCCGATCCACGCCCGCTACTACCTGGTGCACCTGATCGAGGAGTGCGCCCGGCACGCGGGGCATGCCGACATCATCCGCGAGCAGATCGACGGCGTGTCGGTGCCGACGCTGGCGCTCACCCTTGCCGGGGCGAGCGCCAACGACTTCTTCCAGCCGTACCGGCCGACCCCGGGCACCCTCCTGGCGTGA
- the dxs gene encoding 1-deoxy-D-xylulose-5-phosphate synthase encodes MTVLRSVRGPADLKRLGADQLPALAAEIREELVASVSRTGGHLGPNLGVVELTIALHRVFDSPRDTLIWDTGHQAYVHKMLTGRHDGWESLKKTGGISGYPCRAESEHDHVENSHASTSLSWADGIARGYALTGQERHVVAVIGDGALTGGMAWEALNNIAAAKDRNVVIVVNDNGRSYAPTIGGLADRLASLRLQPGYERVLEAGKQALSRTPVVGAPIYAGLHALKAGVKDALSPQALFSDLGLKYFGPVDGHDIAAMESALRRARHFGGPVIVHAVTQKGRGYPPAENDEAEQMHSPAAFDPETGLPTGPPSVGWTSVFAEELVALGARRPEIVAVTAAMLGPTGLAPFARAFPERCIDVGIAEQHALTSAAGLAMSGLHPVVALYSTFLNRAFDQLLMDVALHGKGVTLVLDRAGVTGNDGPSHNGMWDLSLLGIVPGMRVAAPRDAATLREELAEAVAVEDGPTAIRFPKGAVIESVPAARRVRGVDVLHEPARNGSGEPSVLLVCAGAFGELGVAAARRLEQQGVSVTVVDPRWVLPVPEVLVDLARAHRLVVAVSDCGRHGGFGSTLAAALREAECDVPLRDLALPQRFLDHGSRADVLHAAGLTAQDVARRVTEWAAALPATTAEEHAPSEEAR; translated from the coding sequence GTGACCGTGTTGCGATCCGTCCGTGGCCCGGCCGACCTGAAACGGCTCGGAGCCGACCAGCTCCCCGCCCTGGCCGCCGAGATCCGTGAGGAGCTGGTGGCGTCGGTGTCGCGCACCGGCGGCCACCTCGGGCCCAACCTCGGCGTCGTCGAGCTCACCATCGCGCTGCACCGGGTCTTCGACTCGCCCCGCGACACGCTGATCTGGGACACCGGCCACCAGGCGTACGTCCACAAGATGCTCACCGGCCGCCACGACGGCTGGGAGTCGCTCAAGAAGACCGGGGGCATATCCGGCTACCCCTGCCGCGCGGAGAGCGAGCACGACCACGTCGAGAACAGCCACGCCTCCACGTCGCTGTCCTGGGCCGACGGCATCGCCCGCGGCTACGCCCTCACCGGCCAGGAGCGCCACGTCGTCGCGGTGATCGGCGACGGCGCCCTCACCGGGGGGATGGCCTGGGAGGCGCTGAACAACATCGCGGCCGCCAAGGACCGCAACGTCGTCATCGTGGTCAACGACAACGGCCGCTCCTACGCGCCCACGATCGGCGGGCTCGCCGACCGCCTCGCCTCGCTCCGCCTGCAACCCGGCTACGAGCGCGTCCTGGAGGCCGGCAAGCAGGCGCTGTCGCGCACCCCGGTGGTGGGCGCACCGATCTACGCCGGGCTGCACGCGCTCAAGGCGGGTGTCAAGGACGCCCTGAGCCCGCAGGCGCTCTTCTCGGACCTTGGCCTGAAGTACTTCGGGCCGGTCGACGGGCACGACATCGCGGCGATGGAGTCGGCGCTGCGGCGGGCCAGGCACTTCGGCGGACCGGTCATCGTCCACGCCGTCACCCAGAAGGGGCGCGGCTACCCGCCCGCCGAGAACGACGAGGCCGAGCAGATGCACAGCCCGGCCGCGTTCGACCCGGAGACCGGGCTTCCGACCGGGCCGCCGTCGGTCGGGTGGACGAGCGTCTTCGCCGAGGAGCTCGTGGCGCTCGGGGCCCGCAGGCCGGAAATCGTCGCCGTCACCGCTGCGATGCTCGGGCCCACCGGCCTCGCGCCGTTCGCGCGGGCGTTCCCGGAACGCTGCATCGACGTCGGCATCGCGGAGCAGCACGCGCTCACCTCGGCCGCCGGCCTCGCGATGAGCGGGTTGCACCCGGTGGTCGCGCTCTACTCGACGTTCCTCAACCGGGCCTTCGACCAGCTCCTGATGGACGTTGCCCTGCACGGCAAGGGCGTCACGCTCGTGCTGGACCGCGCCGGTGTCACGGGCAACGACGGACCGTCGCACAACGGGATGTGGGACCTCTCGCTGCTCGGGATCGTGCCCGGCATGCGGGTGGCCGCCCCACGCGACGCCGCCACGCTGCGCGAGGAGCTGGCCGAGGCGGTCGCCGTCGAGGACGGGCCCACCGCGATCCGCTTCCCGAAGGGCGCGGTGATCGAGTCGGTGCCGGCCGCGCGCCGGGTGCGGGGCGTCGACGTGCTGCACGAGCCGGCGCGCAACGGCTCCGGCGAGCCGTCGGTGCTGCTGGTGTGCGCCGGAGCCTTCGGTGAGCTCGGTGTCGCGGCCGCCCGGCGGCTGGAGCAGCAGGGCGTGTCCGTCACCGTGGTCGACCCGCGGTGGGTGCTGCCGGTCCCCGAGGTGCTCGTCGACCTCGCCCGCGCTCACCGGCTCGTCGTCGCGGTCAGCGACTGCGGCCGCCACGGCGGCTTCGGCTCCACGCTGGCGGCCGCGCTGCGCGAGGCGGAGTGCGACGTCCCGCTGCGCGACCTCGCGCTCCCACAACGCTTCCTCGACCACGGCAGCCGGGCCGACGTCCTGCACGCCGCCGGGCTCACCGCGCAGGACGTGGCGCGCCGGGTCACCGAGTGGGCGGCCGCTCTTCCCGCCACCACGGCCGAGGAGCACGCACCGTCGGAGGAGGCTCGCTGA
- the hemE gene encoding uroporphyrinogen decarboxylase: MTVMPASDVHPRRHLPAAPLLAAARGDRPSRLPVWFMRQAGRSLPEYRALRAGSGMLQACLTPDLTCEITLQPVRRHGVDAAILFSDIVVPLYVAGVGVDIVAGTGPVIAHPVRTMADVERIPLLHPEQVAPVTDAIALLIPELGDTPLIGFAGAPFTLASYLVEGGPSRNHERTKALMRSAPDVWHALMARLGEITGTFLRAQVAAGVDAVQLFDSWAGALSERDYREYVLPHSARVLESVAGAGVPRIHFGVGTGELLGAMAEAGADVVGVDWRVPLDEAARRTGGRVAVQGNLDPAVLFADRASIEAEARRIVAEGRLAPGHVFNLGHGVLPETDPDALTRLVELVHTLEP; the protein is encoded by the coding sequence ATGACCGTCATGCCCGCCTCCGACGTCCACCCCCGGCGGCACCTACCCGCGGCGCCGCTACTCGCTGCCGCGCGCGGCGACCGGCCGTCCCGCCTGCCGGTGTGGTTCATGCGCCAGGCCGGGCGCTCGCTGCCGGAGTACCGGGCCCTGCGGGCCGGTTCCGGCATGCTGCAGGCCTGCCTCACACCGGACCTCACCTGCGAGATCACCCTCCAGCCGGTGCGCAGGCACGGCGTTGACGCCGCGATCCTCTTCAGCGACATCGTCGTGCCGCTCTACGTGGCCGGGGTCGGCGTGGACATCGTCGCCGGCACGGGGCCCGTGATCGCCCACCCGGTGCGGACGATGGCCGACGTCGAGCGGATCCCGCTGCTGCACCCCGAGCAGGTCGCGCCCGTCACCGACGCGATCGCGCTGCTGATCCCCGAACTGGGTGACACCCCGTTGATCGGCTTCGCGGGCGCGCCCTTCACCCTCGCCTCCTACCTCGTGGAGGGCGGTCCCAGCCGCAACCACGAGCGCACCAAGGCCCTGATGCGGTCGGCGCCCGACGTGTGGCACGCGCTCATGGCCCGGCTCGGCGAGATCACCGGCACCTTCCTACGGGCGCAGGTGGCGGCGGGCGTCGACGCGGTCCAGCTGTTCGACTCGTGGGCGGGGGCGCTCTCCGAGCGGGACTACCGCGAGTACGTCCTGCCGCACTCCGCCCGGGTCCTGGAGAGCGTCGCGGGTGCAGGCGTGCCGCGCATCCACTTCGGGGTCGGCACCGGCGAGCTGCTCGGCGCGATGGCCGAGGCGGGCGCCGACGTGGTGGGCGTCGACTGGCGGGTGCCCCTCGACGAGGCCGCGCGCCGCACCGGTGGACGCGTCGCCGTGCAGGGCAACCTCGACCCCGCCGTGCTCTTCGCCGACCGGGCGTCGATCGAGGCCGAGGCGCGCCGCATCGTCGCGGAGGGCCGGCTCGCCCCGGGGCACGTGTTCAACCTCGGGCACGGCGTGCTCCCGGAGACCGACCCCGACGCGCTCACCCGGCTCGTCGAGCTGGTGCACACGCTCGAACCGTGA
- a CDS encoding sensor histidine kinase: protein MAEPAPSPTRMAGRAQQQAVPPAPPPPPLPAEARRAPSRRRGVGLRPRLTLVCTAVVALVSALLLWLGWLLVGGVARSVPSLPPGTTVRVGNVTVPAERLNEAIGAAARADVLRAGLIAFPLVVAAAAVVSWVLVGRVLGPLHAVTATARRLTVESLDTRTGLQDAHGEVAELAAGFDAMLDRLQAAFDAQRRFVANASHELRTPLSVLRTEVDVTLSDPDADADELRRMAAVVRDATRRADDLIAGLLLLARTESAGLAEVRPVDLADLTVPALAAVRAEAGRRGLRIQVQTAPAPTRGDPVLLERVAGNLVENAVRHNVAGGWLEVCTGTGDGSARLQVSSSGPEIPGDRVAELFEPFRRGPVARTADTPGSGLGLSIVRAIVQAHGGRAWAEPVPGGGLKVTVELPAR, encoded by the coding sequence GTGGCAGAGCCTGCGCCCTCCCCGACCCGCATGGCGGGCCGGGCGCAACAGCAGGCGGTCCCGCCCGCACCCCCACCGCCGCCCCTCCCGGCGGAGGCCCGCCGGGCGCCGTCGCGCCGGCGCGGTGTGGGCCTGCGGCCGCGGCTCACCCTCGTCTGCACGGCCGTGGTCGCGCTCGTCAGCGCGCTCCTGCTGTGGCTCGGGTGGCTGCTCGTCGGGGGAGTGGCGCGCAGCGTGCCGTCGCTCCCGCCGGGCACAACGGTCCGCGTCGGCAACGTCACCGTCCCCGCGGAGCGGCTCAACGAGGCCATCGGCGCCGCCGCGCGCGCCGACGTCCTGCGCGCGGGGCTGATCGCGTTCCCGCTGGTGGTCGCCGCGGCGGCGGTGGTGTCCTGGGTGCTCGTCGGGAGGGTCCTCGGCCCGCTGCACGCAGTGACGGCCACGGCGCGGCGGCTCACCGTCGAGTCCCTCGACACCCGCACCGGCCTGCAGGACGCGCACGGTGAGGTCGCCGAGCTGGCCGCGGGCTTCGACGCGATGCTCGACCGGCTCCAGGCGGCGTTCGACGCGCAGCGCCGGTTCGTCGCGAACGCGAGCCACGAGCTGCGCACACCGCTGTCGGTGCTGCGCACCGAGGTGGACGTCACCCTCTCCGACCCCGATGCCGACGCCGACGAGCTGCGGCGGATGGCCGCTGTCGTGCGCGACGCCACCCGCCGCGCCGACGACCTCATCGCGGGCCTGCTGCTGCTCGCGCGCACCGAGAGCGCCGGACTCGCCGAGGTGCGCCCCGTCGACCTCGCCGACCTCACCGTGCCGGCGCTGGCGGCCGTGCGGGCCGAGGCGGGCAGGCGCGGGCTGCGCATCCAGGTCCAGACCGCCCCGGCCCCGACCCGTGGCGACCCGGTCCTGCTCGAACGCGTGGCCGGCAACCTCGTCGAGAACGCCGTGCGGCACAACGTCGCAGGCGGATGGCTCGAGGTGTGCACGGGCACGGGCGACGGGTCGGCCCGGCTGCAGGTCTCCTCCAGCGGCCCGGAGATCCCCGGCGACCGCGTGGCGGAGCTGTTCGAGCCCTTCCGCCGCGGTCCGGTGGCCCGCACGGCCGACACCCCCGGCTCCGGGCTGGGGCTCTCGATCGTGAGGGCCATCGTGCAGGCCCACGGCGGCCGCGCGTGGGCGGAGCCGGTGCCGGGCGGCGGCCTGAAGGTGACGGTCGAGCTCCCGGCGCGGTGA
- a CDS encoding ribonuclease D, whose product MTEEALTGEDPDAPEPVPLLRPADGLPPVVVDRAALDHTAAAVASGSGPIAVDAERASGFRYSQRAYLVQLRREGAGTALVDPIPLGGDLTPLAPALTGPEWVLHAANQDLPCLAEVGLAPSRLFDTELAARLAGFPRVGLGPLVEQLLGLSLEKGHGAADWSRRPLPEDWLVYAALDVEVLVELRDVLARELAEQGKLEWAAQEFEAVRTAPPHAPRAEPWRRLSGVHKLRKPRLLAAARALWEARDRLAAERDIAPGRVLPDSAIVAAASAEPASAQALAGMPTFRGRAQRRLTSYWFGALEKAYALDPAEYPRAAPAVEGPPPVSRWTDRDPDAATRLTAARAAVAEVGEQWNVPVENLLQPDLLRRLCWSPPADGDVRGALRAGGAREWQIDLLADRLEKALAAR is encoded by the coding sequence CTGACAGAAGAAGCACTCACAGGCGAAGATCCGGACGCACCGGAGCCGGTTCCGCTGCTGCGGCCGGCCGATGGGTTGCCTCCGGTCGTCGTCGACCGCGCTGCGCTCGACCACACCGCCGCTGCCGTCGCGAGCGGCAGCGGGCCCATCGCCGTCGACGCCGAACGGGCGTCCGGCTTCCGGTACTCGCAGCGCGCCTACCTCGTCCAGTTGCGCCGTGAGGGTGCGGGCACGGCTCTGGTCGACCCGATCCCGCTCGGCGGCGACCTCACTCCGCTCGCGCCCGCCCTCACCGGGCCGGAGTGGGTGCTGCACGCGGCCAACCAGGATCTCCCCTGCCTGGCCGAGGTGGGGCTCGCTCCGTCCCGGCTGTTCGACACGGAGCTGGCCGCCCGCCTGGCCGGGTTCCCCCGCGTCGGGCTCGGTCCGCTGGTGGAGCAGCTGCTGGGGCTCTCGCTGGAGAAGGGGCACGGCGCCGCGGACTGGTCGCGCCGCCCGCTGCCCGAGGACTGGCTCGTCTACGCCGCGCTCGACGTCGAGGTGCTCGTCGAGCTGCGTGACGTGCTCGCCCGCGAGCTGGCCGAGCAGGGCAAGCTCGAGTGGGCGGCCCAGGAGTTCGAGGCCGTCCGCACCGCGCCGCCGCACGCGCCCCGCGCCGAGCCGTGGCGGCGCCTGTCGGGGGTCCACAAGCTGCGCAAGCCGCGGCTCCTCGCGGCGGCCCGCGCGCTCTGGGAGGCCCGCGACCGGCTCGCCGCCGAGCGGGACATCGCACCGGGGCGGGTGCTGCCCGACAGCGCGATCGTGGCGGCGGCGTCCGCCGAGCCCGCGTCCGCGCAGGCGCTCGCCGGTATGCCGACGTTCCGCGGCCGGGCCCAGCGCCGCCTCACGTCGTACTGGTTCGGGGCTCTGGAGAAGGCGTACGCGCTCGACCCCGCCGAGTACCCGCGCGCCGCCCCGGCCGTCGAGGGGCCGCCTCCGGTCTCCCGGTGGACCGACCGCGACCCGGACGCCGCCACCCGCCTCACCGCCGCCCGCGCGGCCGTGGCCGAGGTGGGCGAGCAGTGGAACGTCCCGGTGGAGAACCTGCTGCAGCCCGACCTGCTGCGCCGCCTGTGCTGGAGCCCGCCCGCCGACGGCGACGTGCGCGGCGCCCTGCGCGCCGGTGGCGCCCGGGAGTGGCAGATCGACCTCCTCGCCGACCGCCTCGAGAAGGCCCTCGCGGCCCGCTGA
- a CDS encoding response regulator transcription factor yields the protein MRVLVVEDERPLADAVARGLRREGMAVDVAYDGDTGHEKALITRYDVVVLDRDLPGMSGDRLCAEIVASESTTRVLMLTASGTLADKVDGLSRGADDYLAKPFDFPELVARCRALGRRATPAVPPLLVAGDVALDPARRTVQRAERPVELTRKEFGVLEVLLAAGGAVVSSEELLERVWDENADPFTTTVRVTVMTLRKKLGDPGVIETVVGAGYRVPAAGR from the coding sequence ATGCGGGTCCTGGTGGTGGAGGACGAGCGGCCGCTGGCCGACGCGGTGGCACGCGGCCTGCGCCGGGAGGGCATGGCGGTCGACGTCGCCTACGACGGCGACACCGGCCACGAGAAGGCGCTGATCACCCGCTACGACGTGGTGGTGCTGGACCGGGACCTGCCGGGGATGTCCGGCGACCGGCTCTGCGCGGAGATCGTGGCGTCGGAGTCCACCACCCGGGTGCTGATGCTGACCGCGAGCGGCACCCTCGCCGACAAGGTCGACGGCCTCTCCCGCGGCGCCGACGACTACCTGGCCAAGCCGTTCGACTTCCCCGAGCTCGTGGCGCGCTGCCGGGCCCTCGGCCGCCGGGCCACCCCGGCCGTCCCGCCGCTGCTCGTGGCGGGCGACGTCGCGCTCGACCCGGCCAGGCGCACCGTGCAGCGCGCCGAGCGGCCCGTCGAGCTCACGCGCAAGGAGTTCGGGGTGCTGGAGGTGCTGCTCGCCGCGGGCGGCGCCGTGGTGAGCAGCGAGGAGCTCCTGGAACGGGTCTGGGACGAGAACGCCGACCCGTTCACCACCACCGTGCGGGTCACCGTCATGACACTGCGCAAGAAGCTCGGCGACCCGGGCGTCATCGAGACCGTGGTCGGCGCCGGCTACCGCGTACCGGCGGCGGGGCGCTAG
- a CDS encoding LuxR C-terminal-related transcriptional regulator encodes MAVVGQGAPVRGAAGHPPAHAVLSPAMVPHPREELFSVLVVDDHPLLREAIAARLRSMGAGTVYEAASVAEARARAHANGPCDLAILDLGLPDGSGLDLVTELRSLGWNRLVVLASSDDPYAVRSAFQAGAQAYLLKSASAAIVTDGVKRVLDGGVYADPTVAPLLATGTRVPGTDNTPRELSAREVEVLQLVADGQSNKEIGEALSLSALTVKSHLSRIGRKLGTGDRAQMVALAMRAGVIR; translated from the coding sequence GTGGCCGTTGTGGGCCAAGGCGCGCCGGTGCGCGGCGCTGCGGGGCATCCACCCGCCCATGCTGTGCTGTCGCCCGCGATGGTCCCGCACCCGCGGGAAGAGCTGTTCTCGGTGCTGGTGGTCGACGACCACCCATTGCTGCGCGAGGCGATCGCCGCGCGTCTGCGGTCGATGGGCGCCGGCACGGTGTACGAGGCCGCATCCGTCGCGGAGGCACGCGCTCGTGCGCATGCCAACGGGCCGTGCGACCTGGCGATCCTCGATCTCGGCCTGCCGGACGGCAGCGGGCTCGACCTCGTCACCGAGCTGCGATCGCTCGGCTGGAACCGGCTGGTCGTGCTCGCCTCGTCCGACGACCCGTACGCGGTGCGGTCGGCGTTCCAGGCCGGCGCGCAGGCGTACCTGCTGAAGTCGGCGTCGGCGGCGATCGTCACCGACGGTGTCAAGCGGGTGCTGGACGGCGGCGTGTACGCCGACCCGACCGTTGCGCCGCTGCTCGCCACCGGCACCCGGGTACCGGGTACCGACAACACCCCGCGTGAGCTCTCTGCGCGCGAGGTGGAGGTCCTGCAGCTCGTGGCGGACGGGCAGTCCAACAAGGAGATCGGCGAGGCCCTGAGCCTGTCGGCGCTCACCGTGAAGAGTCACCTCTCGCGCATCGGGCGCAAGCTCGGCACCGGTGACCGCGCCCAGATGGTCGCGCTGGCTATGCGTGCCGGGGTCATCCGCTGA
- a CDS encoding DUF3000 domain-containing protein, with product MSDAPAPPQEFQQAVASLRAVRPRPELVIAPLDAPPRLAPFTWAFSVEAVTEDGDSSEPDTSGRLILLHDPAGQDSWGGTFRLVCFVQARLEPEQLGDEMLPVVGWSWLTEALELAGAEHVALGGTVTQTSSVRFGDIAGPRRDDDVELRASWTPVGSDLSRHAEAFCALVASAAGLPPVGVLPLATRRV from the coding sequence GTGTCCGACGCGCCCGCCCCACCACAGGAGTTCCAGCAGGCCGTCGCCTCGCTGCGCGCCGTGCGGCCGCGGCCAGAGCTCGTGATCGCCCCGCTGGACGCGCCGCCCCGGCTCGCGCCGTTCACGTGGGCGTTCAGCGTGGAGGCCGTGACCGAGGACGGGGACTCCTCGGAGCCGGATACCAGCGGCCGCCTCATCCTGCTGCACGACCCGGCCGGGCAGGACTCCTGGGGGGGCACCTTCCGGCTCGTGTGCTTCGTCCAGGCGCGGCTGGAGCCCGAGCAGCTCGGTGACGAGATGCTGCCCGTGGTCGGCTGGTCCTGGTTGACCGAGGCGCTCGAGCTCGCAGGCGCCGAGCACGTCGCGCTCGGCGGCACGGTCACGCAGACGTCCTCCGTGCGGTTCGGCGACATCGCCGGTCCGCGCCGCGACGACGACGTCGAGCTGCGCGCGTCATGGACCCCGGTGGGCTCCGATCTGTCCCGACACGCCGAAGCGTTCTGCGCACTTGTGGCGTCCGCGGCCGGTCTGCCGCCCGTCGGAGTGCTCCCGCTAGCAACTCGTCGGGTCTGA